tatttatattaaaaaatgacataataCACAGCAACTGCAGCATGCATAGAACATAAACATCAATACAAATCAATACGTAAATAAAATATAAGATGAACGAAATTAAATAATACAcattaaaaccttttttttaatttatacaacgctgttcaCTATATGAACCTTGCAGCAGTCGTAAACAGTTTAAACAGGTGTTTAagatttttacaacaaaatttgatttttaatatttagtattcaataaattaagcaaGATTGTATGTATAAGATGGTCATCAACTACCGCTAGGTTCAAAATAGTAAGTAACGTTTTTGCTGGgtaaacaacataaaaattggaaaatgaTAGGCAAGATGAAAGCCAAGGTTGAGGCTTGGATGTTTCTTTTTTATGCTGATCACCTCCCCTTACCCTGCCAAAGAAATATTCTTCGTGCATTATTGATAAAGAAAAGGGATCAACAAATACAGAATGAAACGTAACAGTAAGATCAAATCTACTTAGGCTAGagaatcaaaataaatttaaccGGGTCTCCGACCAGCTATAAGACATAAACTGCAGTTAGTAACTTTGGCAAAcaatatatcatatttaaaaTGCTTTGAATTCATATATTCCGGAAGAtagaattaaaatcaatttaaatatattaaaagCCAGTCAAATTTAGAGGGCTTGTATTCTAAGATTAggtaattttcaaaattcaaaatatttaagtTTCCTTGAACAAAAATTAGATTTCCATTGGTTCATCAGGTTTTTTCCCAGAGAAACATTGCAgcactataatttttttatgaacgATTACTTACACTTACTTTGTATGTAGGTTAcctatacatacatacatacatataatttgtatatacatatgtatatatatatatatatatatatatacatatatatatatatatatatatataacgatattacgttccgcgtgttggacatagaagatattaatgaggcaaagtggtaatgcattgtacttagttccaacagtttattttgaataaactaagtacaatgcattaccactttgcctcattaatatatatatatatatatatatatatatatatataaatgtgtaaagttatacatgtacaacagcttttggcaactcttttttatttaaatattgtaaagaaatggatgaagagaacaaaggtaggcgtatatatatatatatatatatatatatatatatatatatatatatgggtgtgtgtgtgggagggggaTGTgtgagcgtgtgtgtgtgtgtgtgtgtgtgtgtattctaACGAATCTAAATATTGCAAATTGGTTGAAACCGTACAAGGTAACAATGAAATACTTAATGTCGAcataaacacacaaaaaaaaatcacagatgAATAGTTAGGAAACCGATCATCAAAAAATCCCGACAAGTAATCCATTTAGTAGTGTGAttattttacttaaaaaaaattattatttccttTAGGGAAACTGCACGTTACATTATTTTGACATGACTTGTTTAATTGAAATGTCCAACAGAGCAAGAAGGTAATAAGTTTAATAACGTCATCTTTTGTCATGATTGTCATTGTCgtcaaagtttattttcaaactCTTCCCAGGCAGTTTTCATGGTATCTGTTTTTAGCTGTAATATAAAGTAGTCTGCAGGCCGTTTTTGAGGATGAAGTTTTTTGAACCAGCCTACCCTGTCTCTTATATCAATGCCCAGCGCCTTTAAAAGTATCCCGCAGTAGACATCATCGAATGGAATTTCGGGCGGCAAGTCCCTGGAAGCTTCATAAAGCTTTTGTGTAACCttatgtgataaaataattccaTGTCCGAGGGGAAAGGGCGGGTATCGATCCTCGGGGTACAGCTCCTTTGGGCAATACCACTTGCTGCGTTCATTTCGTTCAACTGGGTATCCATTCTGCTTACCAATAACAAAATTTGTACGTTCCTCTAACGGTACACTTCGAAGGTCTCTGGCAAGTGTCACGATGTCGACCATAATGTCGTCATCCGTCGACATCACAAATTCACTGCCGCAAAATTTCACTGCCCACTTCAAACCCATGACGAATTTCTTGGTGAGGTTATAATAATGTTCGACATAGTCTGCCTGTAAAATATCTCCGTGCAGTCTGGCCTCCTCGTTGATTTTGGCCtgttccttttcattttctggGTATCCGAGATTAAAAACCACCTTTACAGACACATTATATTTAGTGATACCAATGACGTACGTATTTCGGATTTTGTCCCTTAAATCAGTCTGGTAAGTTGCTGACTTTACGAGGACAAGCAGTGTGACACGCCTATTATCTTCCACCTTACACTTCTCGATAGGATTGTTTATGAAGTCATATTCATCTGCCCTAGCTCCCGGTATCCACTTAACCCGCTTGAGCCATCCAAGTGCCGGGAGTTCTCTCTTGGGCTGTTCAGGTTTAGACCTAGATATTCGTGATAGGGTTGTACCACGTTGATCCTCATCAACCACCGTAGTTTTGAGAGCCACATCGTTTTCCGCCACTGACAATTTACCAGTTTCGTTTCTTGCTTCTCTTATCATGCTTCTATCTGCCACTGCAGA
Above is a window of Lytechinus pictus isolate F3 Inbred chromosome 15, Lp3.0, whole genome shotgun sequence DNA encoding:
- the LOC129277276 gene encoding beta-1,3-galactosyltransferase 5-like, yielding MIREARNETGKLSVAENDVALKTTVVDEDQRGTTLSRISRSKPEQPKRELPALGWLKRVKWIPGARADEYDFINNPIEKCKVEDNRRVTLLVLVKSATYQTDLRDKIRNTYVIGITKYNVSVKVVFNLGYPENEKEQAKINEEARLHGDILQADYVEHYYNLTKKFVMGLKWAVKFCGSEFVMSTDDDIMVDIVTLARDLRSVPLEERTNFVIGKQNGYPVERNERSKWYCPKELYPEDRYPPFPLGHGIILSHKVTQKLYEASRDLPPEIPFDDVYCGILLKALGIDIRDRVGWFKKLHPQKRPADYFILQLKTDTMKTAWEEFENKL